From Dietzia sp. ANT_WB102, a single genomic window includes:
- a CDS encoding carbonic anhydrase, with amino-acid sequence MPHTNPISAWASLRDGNHRFVEGDMRHPSQNTQRREDLVAAQHPKAVLFGCSDSRVAAEIIFDQGLGDLFVIRTAGHIIDTAVLGSIEYAVHLLETPLIVVLGHDSCGGVAAAVDALRTGEIPPGFLRDVVEKVSPSILNGRREGLTTTDDFEARHILETGELLKQRSKIISDKIDDGRLAIVGVTYKLSDGRAYLRSVVGDVDDVPHGPGEKMVAV; translated from the coding sequence ATGCCTCATACCAATCCCATCAGTGCCTGGGCCTCGCTCCGCGACGGCAATCACCGATTCGTCGAGGGGGATATGCGTCATCCCAGCCAGAATACCCAGCGTCGGGAGGATCTCGTCGCCGCGCAGCACCCCAAGGCGGTGCTGTTCGGCTGCTCGGACTCGCGGGTAGCGGCCGAGATCATCTTCGATCAGGGGCTCGGCGACCTCTTTGTCATCCGCACCGCCGGGCACATCATCGATACGGCGGTGCTCGGCTCGATCGAATACGCCGTTCACCTTCTGGAGACGCCCCTCATCGTGGTGCTCGGGCACGACAGTTGCGGGGGCGTCGCGGCGGCCGTCGACGCCTTGCGTACCGGTGAGATCCCCCCCGGTTTCCTTCGTGACGTGGTGGAGAAGGTGTCGCCCTCGATCCTCAACGGGCGTCGCGAGGGGCTCACGACCACCGACGATTTCGAGGCACGGCACATCCTGGAGACCGGCGAGCTGCTCAAGCAGCGTTCCAAGATCATCAGCGACAAGATCGACGACGGTCGGCTGGCGATCGTCGGCGTGACCTACAAGCTCTCGGACGGCCGCGCCTACCTGCGCAGCGTCGTCGGGGACGTGGACGACGTGCCGCACGGTCCCGGCGAGAAGATGGTCGCAGTCTGA
- a CDS encoding A/G-specific adenine glycosylase, with protein MTSLDTPALLSWFAHAGRRLPWRDEGVGAWEILLCEVMSQQTPVARVEPVWREWRDRWPGPADLAAAAPADVIRMWGKLGYPRRALRLRECALVVVEQHGGEVPTDVDALLALPGIGDYTARAVACFAYGQRVPVVDTNVRRVVARAVGGAAEAGPPSTRRDLAAVDALLPTDREQAVAFSVAVMELGALVCTARSPKCDDCPLAASCAWLAAGKPAWDGPRRKVQTFAGTDRQVRGLLLDVLRDGDGTAARNALDAVWPDATQRDRALGSLLSDGLVVQAGGTYSLPGEN; from the coding sequence GTGACCTCCCTCGACACACCCGCTCTCCTGTCCTGGTTCGCCCACGCTGGCCGCCGACTGCCGTGGCGGGACGAGGGGGTCGGCGCGTGGGAGATCCTGCTCTGCGAAGTCATGAGCCAACAGACCCCCGTCGCGCGGGTCGAGCCCGTGTGGCGGGAGTGGCGTGATCGTTGGCCCGGCCCCGCTGATCTCGCGGCCGCCGCCCCCGCCGACGTGATCCGCATGTGGGGAAAGCTCGGCTATCCCCGCCGCGCGCTCCGGCTCCGAGAATGTGCCCTCGTCGTCGTCGAACAGCACGGGGGCGAGGTGCCCACCGACGTTGATGCCCTCCTCGCCCTTCCTGGCATCGGCGACTACACCGCCCGCGCCGTGGCCTGCTTCGCCTACGGACAGCGCGTCCCAGTGGTTGACACCAATGTCCGGCGGGTGGTCGCGCGGGCCGTGGGCGGCGCCGCCGAAGCCGGCCCCCCGTCGACGCGGCGCGACCTGGCGGCGGTCGACGCACTCCTCCCGACCGACCGCGAGCAGGCCGTGGCGTTCTCCGTGGCGGTCATGGAACTCGGCGCGCTCGTGTGTACTGCCCGGTCGCCGAAGTGCGACGACTGCCCGCTCGCCGCGTCGTGTGCGTGGTTGGCCGCCGGCAAACCGGCGTGGGACGGCCCCCGCCGCAAGGTGCAAACGTTCGCCGGTACCGACCGGCAAGTGCGCGGGCTACTGCTCGACGTGCTGCGCGACGGCGACGGCACCGCCGCCCGCAACGCACTGGACGCGGTCTGGCCCGATGCAACTCAACGCGACCGCGCGCTAGGCTCGCTGCTCTCTGACGGGCTCGTCGTCCAAGCGGGCGGCACCTACTCGCTGCCGGGAGAGAACTAG
- a CDS encoding antibiotic biosynthesis monooxygenase, with product MPVVKINALNVPPQAGAELERRFSERAHTVENSPGFLGFQLLRPTGGETRYFVVTTWEDEESFAAWRDGDARAAHAGEHGKPVADGANLLEFDVVMDIKPSA from the coding sequence ATGCCCGTCGTGAAGATCAATGCCCTGAACGTCCCGCCGCAAGCCGGAGCCGAACTCGAGCGCCGCTTCTCCGAACGCGCACACACCGTCGAGAACTCCCCCGGATTCCTCGGCTTCCAGTTGCTGCGCCCCACCGGCGGCGAGACCCGGTACTTCGTCGTCACCACCTGGGAGGACGAGGAGTCCTTCGCGGCGTGGCGCGACGGTGACGCCCGCGCGGCCCATGCCGGCGAGCACGGCAAGCCCGTCGCCGACGGCGCGAACCTACTTGAGTTCGACGTCGTGATGGACATCAAGCCCTCCGCCTGA
- a CDS encoding DedA family protein, translating into MDTVAEQPFAVAFVSLFVIVMLRANATYWLGRGALSGGRLSRKMARHLEGPAMQRARRLSARYGVVAVPLSFLTIGIQTAINFSAGFTSMPMRRYLPAVTVGCLLWALLYSTVGLAGWSAVAVLWDQI; encoded by the coding sequence GTGGACACTGTCGCGGAACAGCCGTTCGCAGTGGCGTTCGTGTCGCTGTTCGTCATCGTGATGCTTCGAGCGAACGCCACCTACTGGCTCGGTCGCGGCGCCCTGAGTGGCGGACGGCTCAGCCGAAAGATGGCCCGCCACCTCGAGGGGCCGGCCATGCAGCGGGCCCGGCGACTATCGGCACGATACGGGGTCGTGGCAGTGCCGCTGTCATTTCTCACTATCGGGATCCAGACGGCGATCAACTTCAGCGCGGGCTTCACCAGCATGCCGATGCGCCGCTACCTACCCGCGGTCACCGTGGGATGCCTGCTGTGGGCGCTGCTCTACTCAACCGTCGGCCTGGCGGGCTGGTCGGCCGTGGCTGTGCTGTGGGACCAGATTTAG
- a CDS encoding ATP-dependent Clp protease ATP-binding subunit: MFERFTDRARRVVVLAQEEARMLNHNYIGTEHILLGLIHEGEGVAAKALESLGISLEAVRSQVEEIIGQGQQAPSGHIPFTPRAKKVLELSLREALQLGHNYIGTEHILLGLIREGEGVAAQVLVKLGADLTRVRQQVIQLLSGYQGKEAEGAGTPAGTGGREAGTPSSSTVLDQFGRNLTQAAMEGKLDPVVGRAKEVERIMQVLSRRTKNNPVLIGEPGVGKTAVVEGLAQAIVNNEVPETLKDKQLYSLDLGSLVAGSRYRGDFEERLKKVLKEINQRGDIILFIDEIHTLVGAGAAEGAIDAASILKPKLARGELQTIGATTLEEYRKHIEKDAALERRFQPVQVPEPSVELSIEILKGLRDRYEAHHRVTITDGALAAAAQLADRYINDRFLPDKAIDLIDEAGARMRIKRMTAPPDLREFDEKIAEARREKESAIDAQDFEKAAGLRDTEKKLIAERAEREKQWRAGDIDVAAVVDEEQIAEILGNWTGIPVFKLTEEETTRLLRMEDELHKRIIGQEDAIKAVSRAIRRTRAGLKDPKRPSGSFIFAGPSGVGKTELSKALANFLFGEDDALIQIDMGEFHDRFTASRLFGAPPGYVGYEEGGQLTEKVRRKPFSVVLFDEIEKAHSEIYNTLLQVLEDGRLTDGQGRMVDFKNTVLIFTSNLGTRDISKAVGMGFQSSDNTEDAYERMKQKVNDELKKHFRPEFLNRIDEIVVFHQLTQEQIVQMVDLMIGRVGVALKAKDMTIEVTDRAKQVLARRGFDPVLGARPLRRTIQREIEDTLSEKILFGEVAAGELVKVDVEGWDGESEKTEDAKFTFTGVPRPDAPADDEGEKITASVAPTGEAGPGDSLPPSTGGFGGGSTGGPSGSGGGAAPATT; the protein is encoded by the coding sequence ATGTTCGAACGGTTTACCGACCGCGCGCGTCGCGTCGTCGTCCTGGCCCAGGAAGAGGCCAGGATGCTCAACCACAACTACATCGGCACCGAGCACATCCTGCTGGGTCTCATCCATGAGGGTGAGGGAGTGGCCGCCAAGGCCCTCGAGTCCCTGGGGATCTCGCTGGAAGCGGTGCGGAGTCAGGTCGAGGAGATCATCGGCCAGGGCCAGCAGGCGCCCAGCGGGCACATCCCGTTCACGCCGCGGGCCAAGAAGGTGCTTGAGCTGAGCTTGCGCGAGGCGCTGCAGCTCGGCCACAACTACATCGGTACCGAGCACATCCTGCTGGGTCTCATCCGTGAGGGCGAGGGCGTCGCCGCCCAGGTGCTGGTCAAGCTCGGAGCGGACCTCACGCGGGTTCGTCAGCAGGTCATCCAGTTGCTGTCCGGGTACCAGGGCAAGGAAGCCGAGGGTGCAGGCACTCCCGCGGGTACCGGTGGCCGCGAGGCCGGGACCCCGTCGTCGTCGACGGTCCTGGACCAGTTCGGTCGCAACCTCACGCAGGCCGCCATGGAGGGCAAGCTCGACCCGGTCGTTGGTCGCGCCAAGGAGGTGGAGCGCATCATGCAGGTGCTCTCCCGGCGCACCAAGAACAACCCGGTGCTCATCGGTGAGCCCGGCGTGGGTAAGACCGCCGTCGTCGAGGGCCTCGCTCAGGCCATCGTCAACAACGAGGTCCCCGAGACCCTCAAGGACAAGCAGCTCTACTCGCTGGACCTCGGCTCGCTCGTGGCCGGGTCCCGCTACCGCGGTGACTTCGAGGAGCGCCTGAAGAAGGTCCTCAAGGAGATCAACCAGCGCGGTGACATCATCCTGTTCATCGACGAGATCCACACACTCGTCGGGGCGGGCGCCGCCGAGGGCGCGATCGACGCCGCGTCGATCCTCAAGCCCAAGCTTGCCCGCGGTGAGCTGCAGACCATCGGTGCCACCACGCTCGAGGAGTACCGCAAGCACATCGAGAAGGACGCGGCGCTAGAACGTCGTTTCCAGCCGGTGCAGGTGCCCGAGCCGAGTGTGGAGCTGTCCATCGAGATCCTCAAGGGGCTCCGGGACCGCTACGAGGCGCACCACCGCGTCACCATCACGGACGGTGCCCTGGCCGCGGCCGCCCAGCTGGCGGACCGCTACATCAACGACCGGTTCCTGCCGGACAAGGCCATCGACCTGATCGACGAGGCCGGCGCCCGCATGCGCATCAAGCGGATGACGGCTCCGCCGGACCTGCGTGAGTTCGACGAGAAGATCGCCGAGGCCCGCCGCGAGAAGGAGTCCGCGATCGACGCGCAGGACTTCGAGAAGGCCGCCGGCCTGCGGGACACGGAGAAGAAGCTCATCGCCGAGCGCGCCGAGCGCGAGAAGCAGTGGCGCGCGGGTGACATAGACGTAGCTGCCGTGGTCGACGAGGAGCAGATCGCCGAGATCCTGGGCAACTGGACCGGCATCCCCGTCTTCAAGCTCACCGAGGAGGAGACCACCCGTCTGCTCCGCATGGAGGACGAGCTGCACAAGCGGATCATCGGCCAGGAGGACGCCATCAAGGCGGTCTCCCGGGCGATCCGCCGGACGCGTGCGGGCCTCAAGGACCCCAAGCGTCCGTCGGGATCGTTCATCTTCGCCGGCCCGTCCGGTGTCGGTAAGACCGAGCTGTCGAAGGCGCTCGCGAACTTCCTGTTCGGCGAGGACGACGCGCTCATCCAGATCGACATGGGCGAGTTCCACGACCGCTTCACCGCCTCGCGGCTCTTCGGCGCGCCCCCCGGGTACGTCGGCTACGAGGAGGGCGGCCAGCTCACGGAGAAGGTGCGGCGCAAGCCGTTCTCGGTGGTCCTGTTCGACGAGATCGAGAAGGCTCACTCGGAGATCTACAACACCCTTCTCCAGGTGTTGGAGGACGGCCGTCTCACCGACGGTCAGGGCCGCATGGTGGACTTCAAGAACACCGTGCTGATCTTCACGTCCAACCTGGGCACGAGGGATATCTCCAAGGCCGTCGGTATGGGCTTCCAGTCCTCCGACAACACCGAGGACGCCTACGAGCGGATGAAGCAGAAGGTCAACGACGAGCTGAAGAAGCACTTCCGCCCGGAGTTCCTCAACCGCATCGACGAGATCGTCGTGTTCCACCAGCTCACGCAGGAGCAGATTGTCCAAATGGTCGATCTCATGATCGGTCGCGTGGGCGTGGCCCTCAAGGCCAAGGACATGACCATCGAGGTGACCGACCGGGCCAAGCAGGTGCTGGCCAGGCGGGGCTTCGATCCGGTTCTGGGTGCGCGACCGCTGCGTCGCACGATCCAGCGCGAGATCGAGGACACGCTCTCGGAGAAGATCCTCTTTGGCGAGGTCGCGGCCGGCGAACTGGTCAAGGTCGATGTCGAGGGCTGGGACGGTGAGTCCGAGAAGACCGAGGACGCCAAGTTCACGTTCACCGGAGTGCCGCGTCCCGATGCCCCCGCGGATGACGAGGGTGAAAAGATCACCGCGAGCGTCGCGCCCACCGGTGAGGCCGGCCCGGGCGACTCGCTCCCGCCGAGCACGGGCGGCTTTGGTGGAGGCTCGACCGGCGGACCCTCGGGCTCCGGCGGTGGGGCGGCTCCCGCCACCACCTGA